The proteins below come from a single Treponema phagedenis genomic window:
- the ftsW gene encoding putative lipid II flippase FtsW → MNTAISIERNIYYEKYSFVFVMLTILLTGLGLATLYSGSVHYAQRFFDNPLYFLTKQTISLGIAFLCFLFFMLIDLAALRKLIPFMLIASFLLCVLVFIPGLGISKNGATRWLNLFYLKFQPSEFVKLVLVIFLANFFDKNKEHFDMPMKSILPPFFVSAIFVLLVYFQNDFSTSMFLLFIVLVMFFIAGASILWFIKGSLVLLPMAVLMVITSTHRMRRVLSFLYPDHDPLGAGYQVNAASEALTGGGLWGMGIGNGIRKIASVPEVYSDFIFVVLGEEMGFIGVCAYLLLLLATSITGIIIALRSSSRFGTFLAFGATAAIVFQSILNLAVVVRLVPATGMPLPFFSFGGSSLIITLSFCGIIINVSGLKKGGAYV, encoded by the coding sequence ATGAATACAGCTATCAGTATTGAAAGAAATATTTATTATGAAAAGTATAGCTTTGTTTTTGTTATGCTTACTATTTTATTAACCGGACTCGGACTTGCAACGCTTTATTCCGGATCGGTACATTATGCACAACGGTTTTTTGATAACCCGCTCTATTTTTTAACCAAACAGACTATAAGTCTCGGTATAGCATTTTTATGTTTTTTGTTTTTTATGCTTATTGATTTAGCTGCTTTACGAAAACTTATTCCGTTTATGCTTATTGCCTCATTTCTGCTTTGCGTTTTAGTTTTTATTCCGGGGTTGGGTATATCAAAGAACGGAGCAACACGATGGTTAAATCTTTTTTACCTGAAATTTCAGCCATCGGAATTTGTAAAATTGGTGTTGGTTATTTTTTTGGCGAATTTTTTTGATAAAAATAAAGAGCATTTTGATATGCCGATGAAATCAATACTTCCTCCTTTTTTCGTAAGTGCGATATTTGTTTTATTGGTTTATTTTCAAAATGATTTTTCAACTTCCATGTTTTTATTATTTATTGTGCTCGTAATGTTTTTTATTGCGGGTGCATCTATTTTATGGTTTATAAAAGGTTCGCTTGTATTATTGCCAATGGCTGTTCTTATGGTGATAACTTCAACACATCGAATGCGGAGGGTGCTTTCATTCTTGTACCCCGACCATGATCCGCTGGGAGCGGGATATCAGGTAAATGCGGCATCGGAAGCACTCACCGGCGGAGGCTTATGGGGAATGGGAATAGGTAACGGAATTAGAAAGATTGCCAGCGTTCCCGAAGTGTATTCCGATTTTATCTTTGTGGTGCTTGGAGAAGAAATGGGATTTATCGGAGTTTGTGCGTATCTTTTGCTTTTGCTTGCAACATCCATTACAGGTATTATTATTGCACTGAGGTCTTCCAGCAGGTTCGGGACATTTCTTGCGTTTGGAGCAACTGCTGCAATTGTTTTTCAATCTATTTTGAATTTAGCTGTCGTGGTGCGTCTTGTGCCTGCCACCGGCATGCCGCTTCCTTTTTTCTCTTTCGGCGGCTCATCGTTGATTATCACACTCTCTTTTTGCGGGATAATAATAAATGTTTCAGGATTAAAAAAAGGTGGTGCCTATGTCTGA
- the ftsA gene encoding cell division protein FtsA: MSEIFVGLDIGTSTIRVVVAERVETGVLQVIGVGVGESNGLRKGAVVNIENTVSGIHQAIEAAEMMSGVEITHCVVGIGGTHIEGINSKGIVAVTDKGKGNREIDEKDIERVVDAARAVAIPIDRRVLHVIPKSYKVDDQPGIKDPRNMIGVRIEGEVHIVTGSVTCMKNIVDCVKRSNIQVDDLMYHGLAAVKSVLNEEERNLGSVLIDIGGGTTDFVVMHEGAPVFVGSIPVGGIQVSSDLAQIKNLSFETAENIKIKDGCCWVPLIEDDGKILISGQASRAPIEIEKREIAEIMEARMSEVFTIVYDKIKRGSSGLRTADSIILCGGGSLLPGVVELASAIFGTPAVHLGMPGTLGGLTGEYRSPEFAVVLGLLLEQVQKRGASAAQGKTQPNQNGLFTKAKDLWKSLF; this comes from the coding sequence ATGAGTGAGATATTTGTAGGATTGGATATTGGGACGAGTACTATACGTGTGGTTGTTGCCGAACGTGTTGAAACCGGTGTGCTTCAAGTTATCGGTGTCGGGGTAGGGGAATCAAATGGCTTACGTAAAGGTGCTGTTGTAAATATTGAAAATACTGTTTCAGGAATTCATCAGGCAATAGAAGCTGCAGAGATGATGTCCGGTGTTGAAATTACTCACTGCGTGGTAGGCATAGGCGGCACACATATTGAAGGAATAAATTCGAAAGGCATTGTAGCGGTAACCGACAAAGGAAAGGGTAACAGAGAAATCGATGAAAAAGATATTGAGCGTGTTGTAGATGCGGCCCGAGCGGTTGCCATTCCTATTGACAGAAGGGTATTGCATGTTATCCCTAAAAGCTACAAAGTAGATGATCAGCCGGGAATAAAAGATCCGCGCAATATGATCGGTGTAAGAATTGAAGGAGAGGTTCATATTGTTACCGGATCGGTTACCTGCATGAAAAATATTGTTGATTGCGTCAAGCGATCTAATATTCAAGTTGATGACTTGATGTATCATGGACTTGCGGCGGTAAAGTCTGTTTTAAATGAAGAAGAGCGAAACTTAGGTTCTGTTTTAATTGATATCGGCGGAGGGACTACAGACTTTGTGGTTATGCATGAGGGGGCGCCGGTGTTTGTCGGTTCAATTCCTGTCGGCGGAATACAGGTAAGCTCCGACCTCGCCCAGATAAAAAATCTTTCATTTGAAACAGCTGAAAACATAAAAATAAAAGACGGTTGTTGCTGGGTACCGTTAATTGAGGATGACGGAAAGATTTTAATTTCCGGACAGGCAAGCCGAGCTCCTATAGAAATTGAAAAACGGGAAATTGCCGAAATAATGGAAGCGCGTATGTCGGAGGTTTTTACCATTGTGTATGATAAAATAAAAAGAGGGAGCTCGGGCTTGCGCACCGCCGACAGTATTATTCTTTGCGGAGGTGGTTCCCTGTTGCCAGGAGTTGTGGAGCTTGCATCGGCAATTTTCGGTACACCTGCGGTACATCTTGGGATGCCCGGAACCCTTGGCGGTTTAACCGGTGAGTATAGGAGTCCCGAATTTGCAGTAGTGCTGGGGCTGCTTTTAGAGCAAGTTCAAAAAAGAGGAGCAAGCGCAGCTCAAGGAAAAACTCAACCGAATCAAAACGGATTGTTTACAAAAGCAAAAGATTTATGGAAAAGTCTTTTTTAA
- a CDS encoding septum formation initiator family protein, with amino-acid sequence MRRFLIFFFTVSIPLLLFLGVWQASRYNAIEREINDYKKEQERLITENKQRISAISILSRPERIEKIAIENLDMRKAKPSEIMRIELKTAKEKKES; translated from the coding sequence ATGAGGCGATTTTTAATATTTTTTTTCACAGTGAGTATTCCTTTACTACTTTTTTTAGGTGTTTGGCAGGCATCCAGATACAATGCAATTGAAAGAGAAATTAACGATTACAAAAAAGAGCAAGAAAGGCTCATAACTGAAAACAAACAGAGAATTTCCGCCATCTCCATTTTGTCGCGCCCTGAACGAATTGAAAAAATAGCGATAGAAAATTTAGATATGCGTAAAGCAAAGCCGTCCGAAATTATGCGGATAGAGTTGAAAACTGCAAAGGAGAAAAAAGAAAGTTGA
- a CDS encoding carbohydrate kinase family protein — MKPSYITVVGGANIDIAGTPQRKLIAADSNPGRVRVSFGGVGRNIAENLVRLGTQVKLITAFGDDLQAESMKNFCIQTGIDISDSNMPAGRSGSTYLFITDERGEMQLAIADMGIFDTISPEFLQSKLPHINQSALCVADTNIPEESLHFLFRHCTVPLFVDAVSVTKAEKIKAGLRSIHTIKPNKLEAEFLTGIPIADDEDLHRVADNLLQKGVRQVFISLGMRGLFCADKTEKVLIPPKQVQAVSTTGAGDSAMAGLAWAFLHGLGLKESGEAATACASICVESEKTVSEAMSLSLLRRRANIDTL; from the coding sequence ATGAAACCTTCGTATATAACCGTTGTCGGCGGTGCGAACATTGATATTGCGGGAACTCCGCAGCGGAAGTTGATAGCCGCCGATTCAAACCCCGGCCGCGTGCGGGTAAGTTTTGGCGGCGTCGGCAGAAATATCGCGGAAAACCTTGTCCGCCTTGGCACGCAGGTAAAACTAATCACCGCCTTCGGTGATGATCTGCAAGCGGAAAGCATGAAAAACTTCTGCATACAGACGGGCATTGATATTTCCGATTCAAATATGCCGGCAGGCAGGTCGGGCTCAACCTATCTTTTTATTACCGATGAACGGGGAGAAATGCAGCTTGCAATTGCCGACATGGGCATTTTTGATACGATTAGTCCGGAGTTCCTACAATCAAAACTTCCGCATATCAATCAGTCGGCGCTCTGTGTTGCCGACACCAATATTCCGGAGGAAAGCCTGCACTTTCTTTTTCGGCATTGCACGGTGCCACTTTTTGTTGATGCGGTTTCGGTTACCAAGGCGGAAAAAATAAAAGCCGGCTTGCGCTCTATTCACACCATAAAGCCGAATAAGCTTGAGGCGGAATTTTTAACCGGCATACCAATCGCCGACGATGAGGATTTACATCGAGTGGCGGACAATCTGTTGCAAAAAGGAGTCCGGCAGGTTTTTATTTCGCTCGGCATGCGGGGGCTTTTTTGTGCCGACAAAACGGAAAAGGTTTTAATCCCGCCGAAACAGGTGCAGGCAGTCAGCACCACTGGAGCGGGAGACAGTGCGATGGCAGGACTTGCATGGGCGTTTTTACACGGACTCGGTTTAAAAGAGTCCGGAGAAGCGGCAACGGCATGTGCAAGCATTTGTGTTGAAAGCGAAAAAACGGTCAGCGAAGCGATGAGTCTTTCGTTACTCCGCCGGCGTGCAAACATAGATACGTTATAA
- a CDS encoding cell division protein FtsQ/DivIB, which produces MSDTPLYGFDKRVSYVENNKKKAIKKDTFKSLLLKIIIIILLLCLLAEAVFYLFIVPAVSVAQVNFSGNRELTAIHLEKIAGLSGKEKWSQINTLEISKRLAAFPLIEEARVSKRFPDKVFIEVKERSPVAISFAQVKGRTIVMEIDKTGTIFRIGSSMTAGKLPVIGGLEFENPRAGMKVHRQLIPLFNKLSILKEKNPALLSEISELVIKQKKYGGYDLLIYPMSVSIKVCTDNILNEDKLRYMMLLLDVMRKTYDENRILELDIRGDTAVCRMREEEHE; this is translated from the coding sequence ATGTCTGATACTCCTTTATACGGTTTTGACAAAAGAGTTTCATATGTTGAAAATAATAAAAAAAAGGCAATAAAAAAAGATACGTTTAAATCGTTACTTTTAAAAATTATTATTATTATACTATTGCTTTGTCTTTTAGCGGAAGCTGTTTTTTATTTGTTTATTGTTCCTGCAGTTTCGGTTGCACAAGTAAATTTTTCAGGAAACAGAGAATTGACTGCTATTCATTTGGAAAAAATTGCAGGCTTGAGCGGAAAAGAAAAATGGAGTCAAATAAATACGTTGGAAATATCAAAACGCTTGGCAGCCTTTCCGCTTATTGAAGAGGCGCGTGTTTCAAAACGTTTCCCCGACAAGGTTTTTATTGAAGTAAAAGAAAGGTCGCCGGTTGCGATTAGTTTTGCGCAAGTGAAAGGGCGAACAATCGTAATGGAAATCGATAAAACAGGAACTATCTTTAGAATAGGAAGCAGTATGACGGCAGGAAAACTGCCGGTTATTGGCGGATTGGAATTTGAAAATCCGCGTGCGGGAATGAAAGTACATAGACAACTGATACCGCTATTTAATAAACTCAGTATTTTAAAAGAAAAAAATCCGGCTCTTTTGAGTGAAATATCCGAATTGGTAATTAAACAAAAGAAATACGGAGGCTATGATTTATTAATATATCCGATGAGCGTTTCCATTAAAGTTTGTACCGATAATATTTTGAATGAAGATAAGTTACGGTATATGATGCTCTTGCTTGATGTTATGCGTAAAACGTATGATGAGAATCGGATACTTGAATTAGATATTCGAGGTGATACAGCCGTTTGCAGAATGAGAGAGGAAGAACATGAGTGA
- a CDS encoding pseudouridine-5'-phosphate glycosidase yields the protein MKNYNEYLDISDEVQEALAKGKPVVALESTIISHGMPYPQNVDTALKVESCVRENGAIPATIAIIKGRLKAGISAEEIDYFGKKGLAITKASRRDIPTIVATKQDGAATVATTMIIAHLAGIGIFATGGIGGVHRGAEVTMDISADLEELAKTPVMVICAGAKSILDLGLTLEYLETKGVPVIGYQTKELPAFFTRQSGFMLNTTLNTPKEIAESFYVQQKLDFGSGMVVANPIPEAHAIDSRLINDAINNAVKKAKEAGIHGKDTTPYLLNEIKEITGGKSLEANIQLVLNNAKLAAQIACEYVKC from the coding sequence ATGAAAAATTACAATGAATACCTCGATATTTCGGATGAGGTTCAAGAAGCCTTAGCAAAGGGAAAACCGGTTGTGGCATTGGAATCAACTATTATTTCTCACGGCATGCCGTATCCGCAAAATGTTGATACCGCCCTCAAGGTTGAGTCCTGTGTGCGGGAAAACGGCGCAATTCCCGCAACTATTGCGATTATCAAAGGCAGATTAAAAGCGGGAATCTCTGCGGAAGAAATCGATTATTTCGGCAAAAAGGGACTTGCAATTACCAAGGCAAGCCGCCGGGACATACCGACCATTGTCGCAACAAAGCAGGACGGGGCGGCAACCGTTGCCACCACTATGATTATCGCCCACCTTGCCGGAATCGGCATATTTGCCACCGGCGGCATCGGCGGAGTTCACCGCGGCGCAGAGGTTACCATGGATATTTCCGCCGACCTTGAAGAGCTTGCAAAAACTCCCGTGATGGTTATTTGTGCGGGCGCAAAATCAATTCTTGACCTCGGGCTTACCCTCGAATATCTTGAAACAAAGGGAGTACCGGTTATCGGCTACCAAACAAAAGAGCTGCCCGCCTTCTTTACCCGTCAAAGCGGCTTTATGCTGAACACCACGCTCAACACTCCGAAAGAAATTGCAGAAAGCTTTTATGTCCAGCAAAAACTTGACTTCGGCTCCGGCATGGTTGTCGCAAATCCTATTCCGGAAGCTCACGCAATCGACAGCCGCCTGATAAACGATGCCATCAATAATGCCGTAAAAAAGGCAAAAGAAGCGGGCATCCACGGCAAAGACACCACGCCCTATCTTTTAAACGAAATAAAAGAAATCACCGGCGGCAAAAGTCTTGAGGCAAACATTCAACTTGTGCTCAACAATGCAAAACTTGCAGCACAAATTGCCTGCGAGTATGTGAAGTGCTAA
- the mraZ gene encoding division/cell wall cluster transcriptional repressor MraZ produces MTGEYKNSLDEKGRLMFPVKLRSELSEMRLVITRGIDRCLWVFPLAEWKALSDKVMESASLFQSGSRSVLRRLIAPAQEIEIDKSGRISIPQSLREYAGLEKDCIILGINRYFELWDAGAYETYLEESEAEFQQATEGLGNICL; encoded by the coding sequence ATAACGGGGGAATATAAAAACTCGCTTGATGAAAAAGGGCGGCTCATGTTTCCTGTTAAACTGCGTTCCGAATTATCTGAAATGAGGCTTGTAATCACTCGGGGGATAGACCGCTGTTTATGGGTGTTTCCTCTTGCGGAATGGAAAGCGTTATCGGATAAAGTTATGGAATCCGCATCATTATTTCAATCAGGCTCAAGATCCGTGTTGCGCAGGCTTATTGCCCCCGCTCAGGAGATTGAGATCGATAAATCAGGCCGTATATCTATTCCCCAAAGTCTGCGCGAATATGCGGGTCTTGAAAAAGACTGTATTATTCTCGGTATTAACCGATATTTTGAGCTCTGGGATGCCGGAGCATATGAAACTTATTTGGAGGAAAGTGAGGCAGAATTTCAACAAGCAACCGAAGGGCTTGGAAATATTTGTCTTTAA
- the rsmH gene encoding 16S rRNA (cytosine(1402)-N(4))-methyltransferase RsmH, which yields MDVVHKSVLLQECLSLLKPASEDTLFVDGTLGEGGHTEAFLKTYPQLSAIGIDADPTIQAKAKLRLQPFASRVQYFSGWSDDFFKNYSTEYPKPNIILFDLGISMFHYIESGRGFSFQAEEPLDMRINPATSLSAAEIINTYKEEELASIFYTYGEERFSRKIAGAICLRRKEQEFKTAGDLAEVIFKAVPPAYRHGRIHPATRSFQALRIKVNGELDRLPDLLKLAFQRLALNGKLGVISFHSLEDRIVKRYFRDLAKNCRCPPEMPICKCGGRPLAQLLTGKPVIPTDEEIRVNPASRSAKLRAVKKILTEEGAA from the coding sequence ATGGATGTTGTACACAAATCTGTATTACTGCAAGAATGTCTTTCACTTTTAAAACCTGCGTCCGAAGATACGCTTTTTGTTGACGGAACACTCGGAGAAGGCGGACATACGGAGGCGTTTTTAAAAACCTATCCACAGCTTTCAGCGATAGGTATTGATGCGGATCCGACTATTCAGGCAAAGGCAAAACTGCGTTTGCAGCCTTTTGCATCTCGTGTGCAATATTTTTCAGGTTGGTCTGACGATTTTTTCAAAAACTACTCGACAGAATATCCTAAACCGAACATTATTCTTTTTGATTTAGGCATTTCAATGTTTCATTATATAGAGTCGGGGAGGGGGTTTTCCTTTCAGGCGGAAGAACCGCTTGATATGCGTATAAATCCCGCCACATCTCTTTCCGCTGCGGAAATTATAAACACATACAAAGAAGAAGAGCTTGCCTCAATTTTTTATACGTACGGCGAAGAGCGGTTTTCGCGTAAAATTGCGGGGGCTATTTGTCTGCGCAGAAAAGAACAAGAGTTTAAAACGGCGGGAGACCTCGCAGAGGTGATTTTTAAAGCGGTTCCGCCTGCGTACCGACACGGAAGAATTCACCCCGCAACGCGAAGTTTTCAAGCATTACGGATAAAGGTTAACGGCGAGTTGGATAGGCTTCCCGATTTATTGAAATTAGCTTTTCAAAGGCTTGCGTTAAACGGCAAGCTCGGTGTTATTAGCTTTCATTCTCTTGAAGACAGGATTGTTAAGCGATATTTCCGCGATCTTGCAAAAAACTGTAGGTGTCCGCCGGAAATGCCGATATGTAAGTGCGGAGGGCGGCCGCTTGCGCAGCTATTAACCGGAAAGCCGGTTATACCAACTGATGAAGAAATACGGGTAAACCCCGCTTCTCGGAGTGCTAAGTTGCGAGCGGTAAAGAAAATCCTCACGGAAGAAGGTGCGGCATGA
- a CDS encoding fibronectin type III domain-containing protein, with protein sequence MKKKLVSIYALFLFFSMLEAEKAVVHLGGKQGWDALFYKENIKEVPGKYGNPAIGLHSSERKIHKSTDLYLSFDDTVFMDERGNYTTVDSSVLPSGAKQAKRGNGAGLFNTLNSSQGLILRPNPKSFFYGGKPVGSFSIEFWLCPKVSESGSVILRWLSSITENRQSFYQNITAAIFQNKLEWKLDGIWRDQSGKRLTVKTASRANLIPGQWSKHTLSYDESIGLLEYRINERIEALLYVTDTGREGGEVFYSMLGEAADLHIGEKYAGLIDELCVTNDFSPPAKICEIADLFDKFDKNGGRFESTIIDTGGESSQIKKLGADLTLPEQTDAAFFIRSANNRYNWTETYPEWRAVFPGEEIKNTSGKYFQIAANLYPDSSGQKTPLIHSIKVEYEKDGLPLPPSKIWAEGKDGTVTLYWSPSVDFDVKGYYIYFGDCKGEYFSDGSPVDVGNALTYTIQGLKNGRLYFFTIAAYDESGAEHIGNFSKEVWARPMAGR encoded by the coding sequence ATGAAAAAAAAGCTTGTTTCCATATATGCGCTTTTTCTCTTTTTCAGTATGCTCGAGGCTGAAAAAGCCGTTGTACACTTAGGCGGTAAGCAGGGATGGGATGCCCTTTTTTATAAAGAAAACATAAAAGAAGTGCCCGGAAAATACGGGAATCCGGCGATCGGTCTGCATTCTTCGGAAAGGAAAATACATAAATCTACGGACTTGTATTTGAGTTTTGATGACACTGTTTTTATGGATGAACGAGGTAATTATACTACAGTAGATTCATCCGTGTTGCCTTCGGGCGCTAAACAGGCAAAACGGGGAAATGGGGCCGGGCTTTTTAATACTTTAAATTCTTCTCAAGGGCTGATATTACGACCTAATCCGAAATCGTTTTTCTACGGAGGAAAACCTGTCGGCTCTTTTTCTATAGAATTTTGGCTTTGCCCGAAGGTAAGTGAAAGCGGCAGCGTTATTTTGCGATGGTTGTCTTCAATTACTGAGAACCGCCAAAGTTTTTATCAAAACATTACTGCAGCTATTTTTCAAAACAAACTTGAGTGGAAGCTTGACGGAATTTGGCGCGATCAAAGCGGAAAACGCTTAACAGTGAAAACTGCTTCAAGGGCTAATCTTATTCCCGGACAGTGGAGCAAGCACACGCTTTCGTATGATGAGTCAATAGGGTTGCTTGAGTACCGCATAAATGAAAGGATAGAAGCTTTGTTATATGTAACCGACACAGGTAGAGAGGGTGGAGAGGTTTTTTATTCAATGTTGGGAGAAGCGGCGGATTTGCATATCGGTGAAAAATATGCAGGATTAATTGATGAACTGTGCGTGACAAATGATTTTTCGCCTCCTGCAAAAATATGTGAAATCGCAGATCTTTTTGATAAGTTTGATAAAAACGGCGGAAGGTTTGAGTCAACAATCATTGATACAGGGGGAGAATCTTCGCAAATTAAAAAATTGGGGGCGGATTTGACTTTGCCGGAGCAAACCGATGCGGCTTTTTTTATTCGATCGGCAAACAATCGGTATAACTGGACAGAAACCTATCCTGAATGGCGGGCCGTTTTTCCGGGGGAAGAAATAAAAAACACTAGTGGAAAATACTTCCAAATTGCTGCAAATTTATACCCGGACTCTTCCGGGCAAAAAACCCCTTTAATACATTCAATCAAAGTTGAGTATGAAAAAGACGGGCTTCCGTTGCCGCCGTCAAAAATTTGGGCGGAGGGAAAGGACGGAACGGTAACGCTTTACTGGTCTCCATCAGTCGACTTTGATGTAAAAGGTTACTATATCTATTTTGGCGATTGTAAAGGCGAGTATTTTTCAGACGGTTCGCCGGTCGATGTCGGGAATGCATTGACGTATACCATCCAAGGCCTTAAAAACGGACGATTATATTTTTTCACCATTGCGGCATACGATGAGTCGGGTGCTGAGCATATCGGCAACTTCTCCAAAGAAGTTTGGGCGCGTCCGATGGCAGGTCGATAA
- a CDS encoding UDP-N-acetylmuramoyl-tripeptide--D-alanyl-D-alanine ligase: MLLKNHTKARGFSSVSIDSRTVKDGSLFVPLRGEKQDGHRYIRSALEKGAVLFFADEKFLSVDSNKIKTEKLCDEFSASCIQVKNTLAALQAAARFYLKKFPNLIKVGITGSSGKTTTKEIAGAVLSQKFSVVMNKGNLNSETGLPLSVFEVRDEHEVGIFELGMNRKGEMKEITSVLCPQFGIITNIGSAHIGILGSQQAIAEEKKQIFSFFDKDCMGFVPDCPFTDFLQAVPLGKVVCYENTTLKNIKKIESKGMYGSTIFYKDEEICFPLAGNHNIKNAQAVIALAEELGLSVKEIKRGLESVQPIFGRSQFMQGDVDCLFDCYNANPDSMSAALAVFSETKVQGKKAAVLGSMLELGKESAAAHKKICAQAAASDIDFIYLFGKEIGDSGKNINWNGKTVFYFDESEMDALGKALDENLHRGDFVLLKASRGLALERLEPVLRRAR, from the coding sequence ATGCTTCTCAAAAACCATACAAAAGCGCGTGGGTTTTCATCCGTGTCGATTGACAGTAGAACAGTCAAAGACGGATCTCTTTTTGTTCCCCTTCGCGGAGAAAAACAAGACGGGCATCGGTATATACGGAGTGCTCTTGAAAAAGGAGCGGTATTGTTTTTTGCCGATGAAAAATTTCTTTCCGTTGACTCAAATAAAATAAAAACTGAAAAACTTTGCGATGAGTTTTCCGCTTCCTGTATTCAAGTTAAAAATACTCTAGCTGCATTACAGGCAGCTGCCCGTTTTTATTTGAAAAAATTTCCGAATCTTATAAAAGTTGGCATTACCGGATCAAGCGGAAAAACAACGACAAAAGAAATTGCCGGTGCGGTTTTAAGTCAAAAATTTTCTGTGGTAATGAATAAAGGAAATCTTAATTCCGAAACAGGTTTGCCGCTTTCCGTTTTTGAGGTGCGAGACGAACATGAGGTGGGAATCTTTGAGCTGGGGATGAACAGAAAAGGGGAAATGAAAGAAATTACTTCGGTGCTTTGTCCTCAGTTTGGAATTATCACAAATATCGGCTCTGCCCATATCGGTATTCTCGGCTCACAGCAGGCAATAGCTGAAGAAAAAAAACAGATTTTTTCTTTTTTTGATAAAGATTGTATGGGCTTTGTTCCCGATTGTCCTTTCACTGATTTTTTGCAGGCTGTTCCTTTGGGTAAGGTAGTGTGTTATGAAAATACGACACTGAAAAACATTAAAAAAATAGAGAGTAAGGGAATGTACGGCTCTACGATTTTTTATAAAGATGAGGAAATTTGCTTTCCGCTGGCAGGAAACCATAATATAAAAAATGCTCAGGCGGTTATTGCGCTTGCCGAAGAACTCGGTCTGAGCGTAAAAGAAATCAAGCGCGGATTGGAATCTGTGCAGCCGATTTTCGGCAGATCACAGTTTATGCAAGGCGATGTTGACTGCCTTTTTGATTGCTATAATGCAAATCCCGACTCAATGTCTGCCGCCTTAGCGGTATTTTCAGAAACAAAAGTGCAAGGGAAAAAAGCGGCGGTTTTAGGCTCCATGCTTGAACTCGGAAAAGAATCGGCTGCGGCACATAAAAAAATATGTGCACAGGCTGCAGCAAGCGATATAGATTTTATATACTTATTCGGAAAAGAGATTGGCGATTCCGGAAAAAACATAAACTGGAATGGTAAAACAGTTTTTTATTTTGATGAATCGGAAATGGATGCATTAGGAAAAGCACTTGATGAGAATCTTCATCGAGGGGATTTTGTTCTTTTAAAAGCTTCTCGCGGTTTGGCGCTTGAACGCTTGGAGCCGGTGTTAAGGAGGGCACGATGA